A region of Micromonospora chokoriensis DNA encodes the following proteins:
- a CDS encoding SDR family NAD(P)-dependent oxidoreductase yields MTPNAARIRRGWQAMLTEDKLLDYLKRVTADLHQTRQRLREVEAGEQEPIAIIGMGCRFPGDVRTPEDLWQLLLDGRDAMAEFPDDRGWDLDALFGDGTGAAGTSDARQAGFVYDAADFDAAFFGISPREATAMDPQQRMLLEVTWEALEQAGIDPVTLKGSQTGVFAGTAGQDYGTLLLGASVGLEGHLLTGNAAAVVSGRISYCLGLEGPAVTVDTACSSSLVALHLAAQALRQQECGLALAGGATVMATPGAFLEFSRQGGLSGDGRCKAFAAAADGTGWAEGAGVLVLERLSDAQRNGHQVLAVIRGSAVNQDGASNGLSAPNGPAQQRVIQRALANAGLTPNQIDTVEAHGTGTSLGDPIEAQALIATYGQDRDPQRPLWLGSIKSNLGHTQAAAGVAGIIKMVLAMRAGVLPQTLHVDEPTPQVDWSEGAVELLTSRQPWPRTDAPRRSAVSSFGVSGTNVHVVLEQAPVLADDTAPEATAAPDGPWLLSGRTERALRAQAAKLLARVAGDDRVDLRDVAYALTADRSTFDHRAVILPGDRADLVHRLAALAEGRLDTGVLTGQRQPARTAFLFSGQGSQRAGMGSDLAATYPVFAAAFDEVCDALQPHLEQPLRQVIAENPDGLLDQTAYTQAGLFAVEVALYRLVESWGIVPDHLIGHSIGELAAAHVAGVLSLADAATLVAARGTLMQALPAGGVMVAVRATEAEVLPLLTDGVSIAAVNGPRSVVLSGEQQAVEAVAATFGRAKRLTVSHAFHSALMEPMLDDFRRVAESVTYHEPQIPIVSNVTGRLDERLDAAYWVRHVRDAVRFADGIAALVDAGVTTLVEIGPGGVLTALADECLTGDQVAVPTLRKDRPEPEALLAALGRLHVDGVSPDWRAVLPAGRPVHLPTYAFQHERYWPDTSRRWTGDLTNVGVRPAGHPLLGAAVALADGGGFLYTGRLSLERHSWLADHAVQGTVLVPGTGFVELALRAGEQVGTGHLRELTLQAPLVLPERGDTELQVSVGPAEDDGSRAVTIHSRAVDSTDPDTPWTCHAVGVVQTVEASTTDWRDFTTWPPADARPADLTGFYDRLAAQGFTYGPAFQALQRAWVAGEYAYAEVRIPDGSGTDAADFGLHPALLDAAMHATGLLPARTTEQGNRLPFAWNDVALHAAGATDLRVRVRIAENADVSVAVADATGAPVAEVRMLTLRPISADQLATPDDTLFHVDWPTVTTTGVDTGRIAILGDDLPELADLDADRYPDLAALGVALAGGADRPDLVLAGCSAADSDPESTHATTVAALVTAQHWLDDPAFDGARLVVVTRQAIATGPDEDVTDLSAAPVWGLLRSAQSENPDRFVLADLDGHPASAGRLIEAVTSGEPQVAVRRGTVRVPRLARLAPPREPNPPLDPDGTVLITGATGTLGGLLARHLVTRHGVRHLLLTSRRGSAAEGSAELCAELTTLGAAVTLAACDTADRAAVAALLASVPAEHPLTAVVHAAGVSDDGVVSALTPGRVGAVLRPKVDAAHHLHDLTRDADLSAFVLFSSLAATLGGGGQGNYAAANAYLDALAQHRRASGLPGVSLVWGLWDARSGMSEHLDDTHFSRIARGGIISMPSADALALFDRAIAAPVPVVAPARLDFATLRAQGAQGGVPALLRGLVRVPGGKPGARTRAGNAFLTHLAALAEADRERALLDLVRGQAAAVLGHSGPAAVPPQQPLSELGVDSLTAVEIRNQLGGATGLRLPATLIFDYPTPQALAGYLHEQLGGIEAPTAASTEAAPVAADEPIAIVGMACRYPGGVRTPEDLWQLVDLGTDGITGVPEDRGWDIAGLYDPEADRPGGFYVREGGFLDDATDFDAAFFGISPREAVAMDPQQRVLLEVSWEAIERAGIDPVSLRGSRTGVFAGTSGQDYGGVLGRDPSSVGGFGLTSTTASVISGRVSYALGLEGPSLSVDTACSSSLVALHLAAQALRQGECSLALVGGVMVMATPAAFVAFSQQRGLAPDGRCKSFAGSADGIGWAEGAGVLVVERLSDARRNGHHVLAVVRGSAINQDGASNGLTAPNGPSQQRVIRAALANAGLSSADVDVVEAHGTGTVLGDPIEAQALLATYGQGRPADRPLRLGSIKSNIGHAQAAAGVAGIIKMVAAIRNETMPRTLHVDEPTPEVDWSAGAVELLTDARPWEAYGRPRRAGVSSFGVSGTNAHVIIEEAPVAPADEPTVVSPDVPWVLSGRTATAVADQARRLAAVESEPAEVAHSLLSRSEFVQRAVVLGPDHRPGLAALADGMPSSAVVSGVARSSGVVFVFPGQGSQWVGMAAELLESEPVFAARVAECAAALAPFVDWNLLDVLRSDDPLERVDVVQPVLWAVHVALAEVWKAKGVTPDAVIGHSQGEIAAACVAGVLSLSDAAKVVALRSKALLALSGSGGMVSVSAGLDVVTPLLTEGVSVAVVNGPTSVVVAGADLDAFLAAAEVAGVRARRVKVDYASHCALVEPVEAELARLLDGVQPLPGAVPVFSTVEGGGVMDAAYWYRNLRQPVRLDLAVEAAHAAGHRIFVEVSAHPVLTGAIADAVDVATVGTLRRGEGGTAQIVRALAEAWVQGAPVDWTTVIPATRTVDLPTYPFQHQRFWVDEVNLPISADIATAGLDAASHPMLGAAIPLLDSDAVLFTGLLSVEAHPWLGEHKVMGANVMPGTAFVELALHVAGQTGCRRLEELTLLTPLIVPERGARQLQLWVGPPDGNGRRAINVRSRSDEGETGDPLDATGWIHHATGAISTAADPTGPADLTAWPPPGARPVDLSEFYEAVSRTAFDYGPMFQGLRAAWVTEDDVYAELSLPESGRAAAGAYGMHPALLDAGLQAMSLNTFLTRMGDGEPAERSRLPFVWSGISLHTTGSSSFRIRLKPAGAVGVSFTVADSTGAPVAEIDSLIMRPVSADRLASARGGDHESLYRLDWTPVLPGTAPATAVVGVDPYQLTRVAGTGYPDLAALADAPVVPDLVFVTLEADPQAAAEPGIGARRRTTIALDLVQRWLAEPAFGASRLVVVTRGAVAANTGDPAGDLAAAAAWGLIRTAQAENPDRFVLLDLDDDPTSLTVAVPAVASGEPQVVVRAGRPLAPRLAPVPVAPEPRADIAGGDPDGTVLITGGTGTLGGLLARHLVTEHGARRLVLTGRRGSAADGVDALVTDLTELGAQVVVEACDATDRDALAAVLDRIPADQPLTVVHAAGALDDGVVTALTPDRIDAVLAPKTDAAWNLHLLTTDRKVARFVLFSSAAGVLGGAGQGNYAAANAFLDELARHRRALGLPAESLAWGLWEQASGMTGHLDGADLRRVARGGVRRLPTARALALFDTAGVLDEPLLVPADLDLAGLRHQPVETVPALLRGLVRGAARPVTEPAGGPSVVGLAQRLAGLADEDADALVLQVVRANVAAVLGYPGPDDVDPTLPFKELGFDSLTAVELRNRLNVATGLRLRATLVFDYPNAHSLAAYLRAQVVPDEAGAAEPLLAELSRIEAAVATLPGDGSVREQVTSRLRDLLAGLEPTGAADVTQDLESATDDEMFEFITREFGVS; encoded by the coding sequence CTGACACCGAACGCTGCGCGCATCCGGAGGGGTTGGCAAGCGATGCTGACTGAAGACAAGCTCCTCGACTACCTGAAGCGGGTCACCGCCGACCTGCACCAGACGCGGCAACGGCTGCGCGAGGTCGAGGCGGGAGAGCAGGAGCCGATCGCCATCATCGGCATGGGCTGCCGCTTCCCCGGCGACGTGCGTACCCCCGAGGACCTGTGGCAACTGCTGCTCGACGGCCGCGACGCGATGGCCGAGTTCCCGGACGACCGGGGTTGGGACCTGGACGCCCTGTTCGGTGACGGCACCGGCGCGGCGGGCACCTCCGACGCCCGCCAGGCCGGCTTCGTCTACGACGCGGCCGACTTCGACGCCGCCTTCTTCGGCATCTCGCCACGCGAGGCCACCGCGATGGACCCGCAGCAGCGGATGCTGCTGGAGGTCACCTGGGAGGCCCTGGAGCAGGCCGGGATCGACCCGGTCACGCTCAAGGGCAGCCAGACCGGCGTCTTCGCCGGCACCGCCGGCCAGGACTACGGCACGCTGCTGCTGGGCGCATCCGTTGGGCTGGAGGGGCACCTGCTCACCGGCAACGCGGCGGCCGTCGTCTCCGGCCGGATCTCCTACTGCCTGGGGCTGGAGGGCCCCGCCGTCACCGTCGACACCGCGTGCTCCTCGTCGCTGGTGGCGTTGCACCTCGCCGCGCAGGCCCTGCGCCAGCAGGAATGCGGGCTCGCGCTCGCCGGCGGCGCCACGGTGATGGCCACCCCGGGCGCGTTCCTCGAGTTCTCCCGCCAGGGCGGTCTGTCCGGCGACGGGCGGTGCAAGGCGTTCGCCGCCGCGGCCGACGGCACCGGCTGGGCGGAGGGCGCCGGTGTGCTGGTCCTGGAACGGCTCAGCGACGCGCAGCGCAACGGTCACCAGGTCCTCGCCGTGATCCGCGGCTCGGCGGTCAACCAGGACGGCGCGTCCAACGGTCTCAGCGCCCCGAACGGCCCGGCCCAGCAGCGCGTCATCCAACGGGCGCTGGCCAACGCCGGCCTCACCCCGAACCAGATCGACACGGTCGAGGCGCACGGCACCGGCACCAGCCTCGGCGACCCGATCGAGGCGCAGGCCCTCATCGCCACGTACGGGCAGGACCGCGACCCGCAGCGCCCCCTGTGGCTCGGCTCGATCAAGTCCAACCTCGGCCACACCCAGGCCGCAGCGGGCGTCGCCGGGATCATCAAGATGGTCCTCGCGATGCGCGCCGGAGTCCTGCCGCAGACCCTGCACGTGGACGAGCCGACCCCGCAGGTCGACTGGTCCGAGGGCGCCGTCGAACTGCTCACCAGCCGACAGCCGTGGCCCCGGACCGACGCGCCGCGCCGGTCCGCGGTCTCCTCGTTCGGGGTCAGCGGCACCAACGTGCACGTGGTCCTCGAACAGGCCCCGGTGCTCGCCGACGACACCGCACCGGAGGCCACCGCCGCACCGGACGGACCGTGGCTGCTGTCCGGGCGTACCGAGCGGGCGTTGCGGGCGCAGGCGGCGAAGCTGCTCGCCCGGGTGGCCGGCGACGACCGGGTCGACCTGCGTGATGTGGCGTACGCCCTGACCGCCGACCGCAGCACGTTCGACCACCGGGCCGTGATCCTGCCCGGTGACCGCGCCGACCTGGTGCACCGGCTCGCGGCGCTGGCGGAGGGGCGCCTCGACACCGGAGTGCTCACCGGGCAGCGGCAGCCCGCGCGTACCGCGTTCCTCTTCTCCGGCCAGGGTTCCCAACGCGCCGGCATGGGCAGCGACCTCGCCGCCACGTACCCCGTCTTCGCCGCCGCGTTCGACGAGGTCTGCGACGCGCTTCAGCCGCACCTGGAGCAGCCGTTGCGCCAGGTGATCGCGGAGAACCCGGACGGCCTGCTGGACCAGACCGCCTACACCCAGGCCGGTCTGTTCGCGGTCGAGGTGGCGTTGTACCGGCTGGTCGAGTCCTGGGGGATCGTCCCCGACCACCTGATCGGCCACTCGATCGGCGAGCTGGCCGCCGCGCACGTCGCCGGTGTGCTGTCCCTCGCGGACGCGGCGACACTGGTCGCCGCGCGCGGCACCCTGATGCAGGCGTTGCCCGCCGGCGGGGTGATGGTCGCGGTGCGGGCCACCGAGGCCGAGGTGCTGCCGCTGCTGACCGACGGCGTCTCGATCGCGGCGGTCAACGGCCCGCGCTCGGTCGTGCTCTCCGGCGAACAGCAGGCCGTCGAGGCGGTCGCCGCGACCTTCGGCAGGGCCAAGCGGCTCACGGTCAGTCACGCATTCCATTCGGCGCTGATGGAGCCGATGCTCGACGACTTCCGCCGGGTCGCGGAGAGCGTCACCTACCACGAGCCACAGATCCCGATCGTCTCCAACGTCACCGGCCGGCTCGACGAGCGGCTGGACGCCGCCTACTGGGTGCGCCACGTCCGCGACGCGGTCCGCTTCGCCGACGGCATCGCCGCCCTGGTCGACGCCGGCGTCACCACACTGGTGGAGATCGGCCCCGGCGGTGTCCTGACCGCCCTGGCCGACGAATGCCTGACCGGTGACCAGGTGGCAGTCCCCACGCTGCGCAAGGACCGCCCCGAACCCGAGGCGCTGCTCGCCGCGCTCGGCCGCCTGCACGTGGACGGGGTGTCGCCGGACTGGCGTGCCGTGCTCCCCGCCGGACGCCCTGTGCACCTGCCCACGTACGCCTTCCAGCACGAGCGGTACTGGCCGGACACCTCCCGCCGGTGGACCGGCGACCTGACCAACGTGGGCGTCCGCCCGGCGGGGCACCCGCTGCTCGGCGCGGCCGTCGCGCTGGCCGACGGCGGCGGCTTCCTCTACACCGGCCGGCTCAGCCTGGAGCGGCACTCCTGGCTCGCTGACCACGCCGTGCAGGGCACCGTGCTGGTGCCCGGCACCGGCTTCGTGGAGCTCGCACTGCGCGCCGGCGAACAGGTCGGCACCGGCCACCTGCGCGAACTCACCCTCCAGGCGCCACTGGTGCTGCCCGAGCGCGGCGACACCGAACTGCAGGTGTCGGTGGGCCCGGCCGAGGACGACGGCTCCCGCGCCGTCACCATCCACTCCCGAGCTGTCGACTCCACCGACCCGGACACGCCGTGGACCTGCCACGCCGTCGGCGTGGTCCAGACCGTCGAGGCGTCCACCACGGACTGGCGGGACTTCACCACCTGGCCGCCGGCCGACGCCCGCCCCGCCGACCTGACCGGCTTCTACGACCGGCTCGCCGCGCAGGGCTTCACCTACGGGCCCGCGTTCCAGGCACTTCAGCGCGCCTGGGTGGCCGGCGAGTACGCGTACGCCGAGGTGCGCATCCCGGACGGCAGCGGCACCGACGCGGCGGACTTCGGCCTGCACCCGGCGCTGCTCGACGCGGCCATGCACGCCACCGGGCTGCTACCGGCCCGGACCACCGAGCAGGGCAACCGGCTGCCGTTCGCCTGGAACGACGTCGCGCTGCACGCGGCCGGCGCCACCGACCTGCGGGTCCGCGTCCGGATCGCGGAGAACGCCGACGTGAGCGTCGCCGTCGCGGACGCCACCGGCGCGCCGGTCGCCGAGGTGCGGATGCTCACGCTGCGGCCCATCTCCGCCGACCAGCTCGCCACCCCCGACGACACCCTCTTCCACGTCGACTGGCCGACCGTCACGACCACCGGCGTCGACACCGGACGGATCGCGATCCTCGGCGACGACCTTCCCGAACTCGCCGACCTCGACGCGGACCGCTACCCGGACCTCGCGGCCCTCGGCGTCGCACTGGCCGGTGGCGCGGACCGCCCGGACCTGGTCCTGGCCGGCTGCTCCGCAGCGGACTCCGACCCGGAGTCCACCCACGCCACCACCGTCGCCGCGCTGGTCACCGCGCAGCACTGGCTGGACGATCCGGCCTTCGACGGGGCCCGACTGGTGGTGGTCACCCGCCAGGCGATCGCCACCGGCCCGGACGAGGACGTGACTGACCTGTCCGCCGCCCCGGTCTGGGGCCTGCTCCGCTCGGCCCAGTCGGAGAACCCGGACCGGTTCGTCCTGGCCGACCTGGACGGACACCCGGCCAGCGCGGGCCGCCTCATCGAGGCGGTCACCTCCGGCGAACCGCAGGTCGCCGTACGCCGCGGCACGGTACGGGTCCCCCGGCTGGCCCGGCTCGCCCCGCCCCGGGAGCCGAACCCCCCGCTCGACCCGGACGGCACCGTCCTGATCACCGGCGCCACCGGCACCCTGGGCGGCCTGCTCGCCCGCCACCTGGTCACCCGGCACGGCGTGCGGCACCTGCTGCTCACCAGCCGCCGGGGCAGCGCCGCCGAGGGCAGCGCCGAACTCTGCGCCGAACTGACCACACTGGGCGCGGCGGTGACCCTGGCCGCCTGCGACACCGCCGACCGCGCCGCGGTCGCCGCGCTGCTCGCCTCGGTGCCCGCCGAGCACCCGCTGACCGCCGTGGTGCACGCCGCCGGGGTCTCCGACGACGGCGTGGTCAGCGCGCTCACCCCCGGCCGCGTCGGCGCGGTGCTGCGACCCAAGGTCGACGCCGCCCACCACCTGCACGACCTGACCCGGGACGCGGACCTCAGCGCGTTCGTCCTGTTCTCCTCGCTCGCCGCGACCCTCGGCGGTGGCGGTCAGGGCAACTACGCGGCGGCGAACGCCTACCTGGACGCGCTCGCCCAGCACCGACGGGCGTCCGGGCTGCCCGGGGTGTCCCTCGTCTGGGGCCTCTGGGACGCCCGCAGCGGCATGTCGGAGCACCTCGACGACACCCACTTCTCCCGCATCGCGCGCGGCGGCATCATCTCCATGCCGTCCGCCGACGCGCTCGCGCTCTTCGACCGGGCGATCGCCGCGCCGGTACCGGTGGTCGCGCCGGCCCGGCTGGACTTCGCCACGCTGCGGGCGCAGGGCGCCCAGGGCGGCGTACCGGCGCTGCTGCGCGGGCTGGTCCGGGTGCCGGGTGGCAAGCCGGGTGCCAGGACCCGCGCCGGCAACGCGTTCCTCACCCACCTCGCCGCCCTCGCCGAGGCGGACCGGGAGCGGGCACTGCTCGATCTCGTACGCGGACAGGCGGCAGCCGTCCTGGGCCACTCGGGTCCGGCGGCCGTCCCGCCGCAGCAGCCCCTCTCCGAACTCGGCGTCGACTCGCTCACCGCCGTGGAGATCCGCAACCAGTTGGGCGGCGCGACCGGGCTACGCCTGCCGGCCACTCTCATCTTCGACTACCCGACCCCGCAGGCCCTCGCCGGATATCTGCACGAGCAGCTGGGCGGCATCGAGGCGCCGACGGCGGCGAGCACCGAGGCCGCGCCGGTCGCCGCCGACGAGCCGATCGCCATCGTCGGCATGGCCTGCCGCTACCCCGGCGGCGTGCGGACACCGGAGGACCTGTGGCAGCTGGTCGACCTGGGCACCGACGGCATCACCGGCGTCCCGGAGGACCGGGGCTGGGACATCGCCGGCCTGTACGACCCGGAGGCGGACCGACCGGGCGGCTTCTACGTGCGTGAGGGCGGCTTCCTCGACGACGCCACCGACTTCGACGCCGCGTTCTTCGGGATCAGCCCCCGCGAGGCGGTCGCCATGGACCCGCAGCAGCGGGTGCTCCTCGAGGTGTCCTGGGAGGCGATCGAGCGGGCCGGCATCGACCCGGTGTCGCTGCGCGGCAGCCGGACCGGCGTGTTCGCCGGCACCAGCGGCCAGGACTACGGCGGCGTCCTCGGGCGTGACCCGTCCAGCGTCGGCGGCTTCGGCCTGACCAGCACCACCGCAAGCGTCATCTCCGGGCGGGTGTCGTACGCGCTCGGCCTGGAAGGGCCGTCGCTGTCGGTGGACACCGCCTGCTCGTCGTCGCTCGTCGCGCTGCACCTCGCAGCCCAGGCGCTGCGGCAGGGGGAGTGCTCCCTCGCGCTGGTCGGTGGCGTGATGGTGATGGCGACCCCGGCCGCGTTCGTCGCGTTCAGCCAGCAGCGCGGACTGGCCCCGGACGGGCGGTGCAAGTCGTTCGCCGGGTCCGCCGACGGGATCGGTTGGGCCGAGGGCGCTGGCGTCCTGGTGGTGGAACGGCTCTCCGATGCGCGGCGCAACGGCCACCACGTCCTGGCCGTGGTCCGCGGCAGCGCGATCAACCAGGACGGGGCCTCCAACGGCCTGACCGCCCCGAACGGCCCCTCGCAGCAACGCGTCATCCGGGCCGCCCTGGCCAACGCGGGCCTGAGCAGCGCCGACGTCGACGTGGTCGAGGCACACGGCACCGGCACCGTGCTGGGCGACCCGATCGAGGCGCAGGCGCTGCTCGCCACCTACGGTCAGGGTCGGCCGGCGGACCGGCCGCTGCGGCTCGGCTCGATCAAGTCGAACATCGGGCACGCGCAGGCCGCTGCCGGTGTCGCCGGGATCATCAAGATGGTCGCGGCGATCCGCAACGAGACGATGCCGCGCACCCTGCACGTGGACGAGCCCACCCCCGAGGTGGACTGGTCGGCCGGTGCGGTCGAGCTGCTCACCGACGCGCGGCCCTGGGAGGCGTACGGGCGGCCACGGCGGGCCGGCGTCTCGTCCTTCGGGGTCTCCGGCACCAACGCCCATGTGATCATCGAAGAGGCGCCGGTCGCGCCGGCCGACGAGCCGACAGTGGTGTCGCCGGACGTGCCGTGGGTGCTGTCCGGGCGTACCGCCACGGCCGTCGCCGACCAGGCCCGCCGACTCGCCGCAGTGGAGTCGGAGCCGGCCGAGGTCGCTCACTCGCTGCTGAGCCGATCCGAGTTCGTCCAGCGGGCTGTGGTGCTCGGCCCGGACCACCGGCCCGGCCTGGCCGCGTTGGCCGACGGGATGCCGTCGAGCGCGGTGGTGTCCGGTGTGGCCCGTTCGTCCGGTGTGGTGTTCGTGTTCCCGGGTCAGGGTTCGCAGTGGGTGGGGATGGCTGCGGAGTTGTTGGAGTCCGAGCCGGTGTTCGCGGCGAGGGTCGCGGAGTGTGCGGCGGCGCTTGCGCCGTTCGTGGACTGGAATCTCCTGGATGTGTTGCGCTCGGATGATCCGTTGGAGCGGGTGGATGTGGTGCAGCCGGTGTTGTGGGCGGTGCATGTCGCGTTGGCCGAGGTGTGGAAGGCCAAGGGCGTCACTCCGGATGCGGTGATCGGTCATTCGCAGGGTGAGATCGCGGCGGCGTGTGTGGCCGGGGTGTTGTCGTTGAGTGACGCGGCGAAGGTCGTGGCCCTGCGGAGCAAGGCGCTGCTGGCCTTGTCCGGCAGTGGTGGGATGGTGTCGGTCAGTGCGGGTTTGGACGTGGTCACCCCGTTGTTGACCGAGGGTGTGAGTGTCGCGGTGGTCAACGGTCCGACGAGTGTCGTGGTGGCCGGTGCGGACCTGGATGCGTTCCTGGCCGCCGCCGAGGTGGCGGGGGTGCGGGCCAGGCGGGTGAAGGTGGACTACGCGTCGCACTGCGCTCTGGTCGAGCCGGTCGAGGCGGAGTTGGCCCGGCTGCTGGATGGTGTGCAGCCCCTGCCCGGTGCGGTGCCGGTGTTCTCGACCGTGGAGGGCGGCGGTGTGATGGACGCCGCCTACTGGTATCGCAACCTGCGTCAGCCGGTGCGTCTGGATCTGGCTGTCGAGGCGGCCCACGCGGCGGGGCATCGGATCTTCGTGGAGGTCAGCGCCCATCCGGTGCTCACCGGGGCGATCGCTGACGCCGTGGACGTCGCGACGGTGGGCACGCTGCGCCGGGGTGAGGGCGGCACCGCTCAGATCGTGCGGGCTCTCGCCGAGGCGTGGGTGCAGGGCGCGCCCGTCGACTGGACCACTGTCATCCCGGCGACCCGGACCGTCGACCTGCCCACCTACCCCTTCCAACACCAGCGGTTCTGGGTCGACGAGGTCAACCTCCCGATCAGCGCCGACATCGCCACCGCCGGCCTCGACGCGGCGAGCCACCCGATGCTCGGCGCCGCCATCCCCCTGCTCGACTCCGACGCGGTCCTCTTCACCGGCCTGCTCTCCGTCGAGGCCCACCCCTGGCTCGGCGAGCACAAGGTGATGGGCGCGAACGTCATGCCCGGCACCGCCTTCGTCGAACTCGCCCTGCACGTCGCGGGTCAGACCGGATGCCGGCGGCTGGAAGAACTGACACTGCTCACCCCGCTGATCGTCCCCGAACGCGGCGCCCGCCAACTACAGCTCTGGGTGGGCCCGCCGGACGGCAACGGCCGGCGCGCCATCAACGTCCGCTCCCGCTCCGACGAGGGCGAGACCGGAGACCCGTTGGACGCCACCGGCTGGATCCACCACGCCACCGGCGCGATCAGCACCGCCGCCGACCCGACCGGGCCGGCCGACCTCACCGCCTGGCCGCCACCCGGGGCCCGACCTGTCGACCTCTCCGAGTTCTACGAGGCCGTCAGCCGGACCGCGTTCGACTACGGGCCGATGTTCCAGGGCCTGCGCGCCGCCTGGGTCACCGAGGACGACGTCTACGCCGAGCTGTCCCTGCCCGAGTCGGGCCGGGCCGCCGCAGGCGCGTACGGCATGCACCCGGCCCTGCTCGACGCCGGCCTGCAGGCCATGTCGCTGAACACCTTCCTGACCCGGATGGGCGACGGCGAACCGGCCGAGCGCAGCCGCCTCCCGTTCGTGTGGAGTGGCATCTCCCTGCACACCACCGGCTCCTCCAGCTTCCGGATCCGACTCAAGCCGGCCGGCGCCGTCGGCGTCTCGTTCACCGTCGCCGACAGCACCGGCGCCCCAGTCGCCGAGATCGACTCGCTGATCATGCGGCCGGTGTCGGCGGACCGCCTGGCCAGTGCGCGCGGCGGCGACCACGAGTCGCTGTACCGGCTGGACTGGACCCCGGTGCTGCCCGGGACGGCACCGGCCACCGCTGTCGTCGGCGTCGACCCGTACCAGCTCACCCGCGTCGCCGGGACCGGATACCCGGACCTGGCCGCGCTGGCGGACGCCCCGGTCGTACCCGACCTGGTCTTCGTGACGCTTGAAGCGGATCCGCAGGCGGCGGCCGAGCCCGGCATCGGCGCGCGACGCCGCACCACCATCGCGCTCGACCTGGTGCAGCGCTGGCTCGCCGAACCCGCGTTCGGGGCGTCGCGGCTGGTCGTCGTCACCCGGGGCGCGGTCGCGGCGAACACCGGCGACCCGGCCGGTGACCTGGCCGCAGCCGCCGCGTGGGGCCTGATCCGCACCGCGCAGGCGGAGAACCCGGACCGCTTCGTCCTCCTCGACCTCGACGACGATCCCACCTCGCTGACCGTGGCCGTCCCGGCGGTCGCCTCCGGTGAGCCGCAGGTGGTCGTCCGTGCCGGTCGGCCGCTCGCCCCGCGCCTGGCACCGGTCCCGGTCGCCCCGGAACCGCGCGCCGACATCGCCGGCGGCGACCCGGACGGCACCGTTCTGATCACCGGTGGCACCGGCACCCTCGGCGGCCTGCTCGCCCGACACCTGGTCACCGAGCACGGAGCCCGGCGGCTGGTGCTGACCGGACGTCGCGGATCCGCCGCCGACGGGGTGGACGCCCTGGTCACCGACCTGACCGAGCTGGGCGCCCAGGTCGTCGTGGAGGCCTGCGACGCCACCGACCGGGACGCCCTCGCGGCGGTCCTCGACCGGATACCCGCCGACCAACCACTGACCGTGGTGCACGCGGCCGGCGCACTGGACGACGGCGTCGTGACCGCGCTGACCCCGGACCGCATCGACGCCGTGCTGGCACCGAAGACCGACGCCGCATGGAACCTGCACCTGCTGACCACCGACCGCAAGGTCGCCCGGTTCGTGCTGTTCTCCTCGGCGGCCGGCGTCCTCGGCGGCGCGGGCCAGGGCAACTACGCGGCGGCCAACGCGTTTCTCGACGAGCTGGCCCGGCACCGGCGGGCGCTCGGCCTGCCCGCCGAGTCGCTGGCCTGGGGCCTGTGGGAGCAGGCCAGCGGCATGACCGGGCACCTGGACGGCGCCGACCTGCGCCGGGTGGCACGCGGCGGCGTCCGCCGACTGCCCACCGCCCGTGCGCTCGCCCTGTTCGACACGGCAGGCGTACTCGACGAACCGCTGCTGGTCCCGGCGGACCTGGACCTGGCCGGGCTACGCCACCAGCCGGTGGAGACCGTGCCGGCGCTGCTGCGCGGCCTGGTCCGAGGCGCGGCCCGGCCGGTCACCGAACCGGCCGGCGGCCCGTCGGTCGTGGGCCTCGCCCAGCGGCTCGCCGGCCTCGCCGACGAGGACGCCGACGCGCTGGTCCTCCAGGTGGTACGCGCCAACGTCGCGGCCGTCCTCGGCTACCCGGGCCCCGACGACGTGGACCCGACCCTGCCGTTCAAGGAACTCGGCTTCGACTCGCTGACCGCCGTCGAGCTGCGCAACCGGCTCAACGTCGCGACCGGCCTGCGGCTGCGCGCCACCCTCGTCTTCGACTACCCGAACGCGCACTCGCTCGCCGCGTACCTGCGGGCGCAGGTGGTGCCGGACGAGGCCGGGGCGGCCGAGCCGCTGCTGGCCGAGCTGAGTCGGATCGAAGCCGCCGTGGCCACGTTGCCCGGCGACGGATCGGTACGCGAGCAGGTGACCAGCCGCCTGCGTGACCTGCTGGCCGGGCTGGAGCCCACCGGCGCCGCGGACGTGACGCAGGACCTCGAGTCGGCCACCGACGACGAGATGTTCGAGTTCATCACCCGAGAGTTCGGAGTGTCGTGA